In Takifugu flavidus isolate HTHZ2018 chromosome 5, ASM371156v2, whole genome shotgun sequence, the following proteins share a genomic window:
- the kif2a gene encoding kinesin-like protein KIF2A isoform X1 encodes MAAGFGKIVIGTYVEIKRSDGRIHQAMVTSMNDENESVTVEWIENGDTKGKEIDLESIFALNPDVAPIEDIPPSPETPPPPTPACVKVSKIAKNRRTIAPPKADTPSRENRALATRARATQPQQGEPAPPPPPQQAAQTTQAQTQQQIQNARRKSNCVKEVEKLQEKRERRRLQQQELREKRAQEIDTTIPNYEILQMIRDFRASLDYRPLTTTDVIEEHRICVCVRKRPLNKKELSMKDLDVITIPSKDVVMVHEPKQKVDLTRFLENQTFRFDYAFDESTTNEMVYRFTARPLVETIFDRGMATCFAYGQTGSGKTHTMGGDFSGKNQDCSKGIYVLAARDVFLMLKKPNYKKLELQVYSTFFEIYSGKVFDLLNRKAKLRVLEDGKQQVQVVGLQEKEVRCTEDVLKLIEVGNSCRTSGQTSANAHSSRSHAVFQIILRRKDKMHGKFSLIDLAGNERGADTSSADRQTRLEGAEINKSLLALKECIRALGRNKAHTPFRASKLTQVLRDSFIGENSRTCMIATISPGMTSCENTLNTLRYANRVKEFGISPSDIPFSQGSQGSRPDHSPTNTFEYDDFAATSPSRVKELTVVPNQIIEGVRPNIHAVNQLDVMDENWLSISPQRDDLKLLCEQNEEEVSPQLFTFHEVVSQLVEMEEQVLEDHRAVFQESIRWLEDEKMLLEMTEEVDYDVESYATQLEQILDQKIDILIELRDKVKLFRSALQEEEQASKQINPKKPRGL; translated from the exons ATGGCGGCGGGTTTTGGCAAGATTGTTATTGGTACTTATGTGGAGATAAAGCGGAGTGATG GGCGCATACATCAGGCAATGGTGACGTCAATGAACGATGAGAACGAGAGTGTCACTGTGGAGTGGATAGAAAATGGagacacaaaaggaaaagag ATTGACCTGGAAAGTATATTTGCACTCAACCCAGATGTGGCCCCAATCGAGGACATTCCTCCGAGTCCGGAGACCCCACCCCCGCCCACACCTGCGTGCGTGAAGGTCAGCAAGATTGCAAAG aaccgTCGTACAATAGCACCTCCGAAGGCTGACACTCCATCCAGGGAAAATAGAG CGCTAGCAACCCGGGCCAGAGCCACACAGCCACAGCAGGGAgaacctgcccccccacctccaccccagcAGGCTGCACAGACCACCCAGGCTCAGACCCAACAGCAGATCCAGAATG CGCGGAGGAAGTCGAACTGTGTAAAGGAGGTGGAGAAACTGCAGGAGAAGCGGGAAAGGCGTCggcttcagcagcaggagctcaggGAGAAAAGAGCTCAG GAGATCGATACCACAATTCCAAACTACGAAATCCTGCAAATGATCCGAGATTTCCGAGCCAGTCTAGACTACCGGCCCCTGACCACAACTGACGTG ATTGAAGAGCATAGAATTTGTGTCTGTGTAAGGAAGCGTCCACTCAATAAGAAAG AGTTATCTATGAAGGACCTAGATGTGATCACCATTCCCAGTAAGGATGTGGTAATGGTTCATGAGCCTAAGCAAAAAGTGGACCTCACCCGCTTCCTGGAGAACCAGACCTTCCGTTTTGACTACGCTTTTGACGAGAGCACCACTAATGAAATGGTTTACAG GTTCACTGCCAGACCTCTAGTAGAGACCATTTTTGACCGAGGCATGGCCACATGCTTTGCTTATGGGCAGACCGGCAGTGGGAAAACACAT ACCATGGGTGGAGATTTCTCTGGCAAGAACCAAGACTGCTCCAAAGGAATTTATGTACTAGCTG CTCGGGACGTATTTCTCATGTTGAAGAAGCCCAACTACAAGAAGCTGGAGCTACAAGTCTATTCTACCTTCTTCGAAATCTACAGTGGAAAA GTCTTTGATCTTCTGAACCGTAAAGCCAAGCTGAGGGTGCTGGAGGACGGGAAACAGCAAGTTCAGGTTGTGGGGCTCCAAGAGAAGGAGGTCCGGTGCACAGAAGATGTCCTGAAACTCATCGAAGTGGGCAACAGCTGCAG AACATCGGGGCAGACGTCGGCCAACGCCCATTCGTCCCGCAGCCACGCTGTATTCCAGATAATTCTTCGTAGGAAGGACAAGATGCACGGCAAGTTCTCCCTGATCGACCTTGCAGGAAACGAGAGGGGGGCTGATACTTCGAGTGCCGACCGCCAAACCCGCCTGGAGGGAGCTGAGATTAATAAAAGCCTGCTGGCTCTAAAG gaatGTATCAGGGCTCTTGGCCGTAACAAGGCCCACACTCCATTCAGAGCCAGTAAACTCACCCAGGTCCTCAGGGACTCTTTCATTGGGGAGAATTCACGCACATGCATG ATTGCAACGATCTCCCCCGGTATGACATCGTGCGAgaacacactgaacacactACGTTACGCCAACAG AGTGAAGGAGTTTGGGATTAGTCCATCGGACATCCCCTTCTCCCAGGGCAGTCAGGGGAGTCGCCCTGACCACTCGCCTACCAATACCTTTGAGTACGATGACTTTGCTGCTACCTCTCCCAGCAG ggTAAAGGAACTGACCGTGGTCCCCAACCAAATAATCGAGGGCGTTCGGCCCAACATCCACGCCGTCAACCAGCTGGACGTTATGGACGAGAACTGGCTGAGTATCTCGCCACAGAGAGATGACCTCAAACTACTCTGTGAACAGAAT gaggaggaagtgtcTCCCCAGCTCTTTACCTTCCATGAGGTGGTCTCCCAGTTGGTAGAAATGGAGGAGCAGGTCCTGGAAGACCACCGAGCAGTTTTCCAG GAATCCATCCGGTGGCTGGAGGATgagaagatgctgctggagatgacaGAAGAGGTGGATTATGACGTGGAGTCCTACGCAACTCAGCTGGAACAGATCCTGGATCAGAAGATCGACATCCTCATCGAGCTCCGAG ATAAAGTGAAGTTATTCCGCTCTgcgctccaggaggaggagcaggccagTAAACAGATCAACCCCAAGAAGCCACGCGGGCTTTAG
- the kif2a gene encoding kinesin-like protein KIF2A isoform X3, with protein MAAGFGKIVIGTYVEIKRSDGRIHQAMVTSMNDENESVTVEWIENGDTKGKEIDLESIFALNPDVAPIEDIPPSPETPPPPTPACVKVSKIAKNRRTIAPPKADTPSRENRALATRARATQPQQGEPAPPPPPQQAAQTTQAQTQQQIQNARRKSNCVKEVEKLQEKRERRRLQQQELREKRAQEIDTTIPNYEILQMIRDFRASLDYRPLTTTDVIEEHRICVCVRKRPLNKKELSMKDLDVITIPSKDVVMVHEPKQKVDLTRFLENQTFRFDYAFDESTTNEMVYRFTARPLVETIFDRGMATCFAYGQTGSGKTHTMGGDFSGKNQDCSKGIYVLAARDVFLMLKKPNYKKLELQVYSTFFEIYSGKVFDLLNRKAKLRVLEDGKQQVQVVGLQEKEVRCTEDVLKLIEVGNSCRTSGQTSANAHSSRSHAVFQIILRRKDKMHGKFSLIDLAGNERGADTSSADRQTRLEGAEINKSLLALKECIRALGRNKAHTPFRASKLTQVLRDSFIGENSRTCMIATISPGMTSCENTLNTLRYANRVKELTVVPNQIIEGVRPNIHAVNQLDVMDENWLSISPQRDDLKLLCEQNEEEVSPQLFTFHEVVSQLVEMEEQVLEDHRAVFQESIRWLEDEKMLLEMTEEVDYDVESYATQLEQILDQKIDILIELRDKVKLFRSALQEEEQASKQINPKKPRGL; from the exons ATGGCGGCGGGTTTTGGCAAGATTGTTATTGGTACTTATGTGGAGATAAAGCGGAGTGATG GGCGCATACATCAGGCAATGGTGACGTCAATGAACGATGAGAACGAGAGTGTCACTGTGGAGTGGATAGAAAATGGagacacaaaaggaaaagag ATTGACCTGGAAAGTATATTTGCACTCAACCCAGATGTGGCCCCAATCGAGGACATTCCTCCGAGTCCGGAGACCCCACCCCCGCCCACACCTGCGTGCGTGAAGGTCAGCAAGATTGCAAAG aaccgTCGTACAATAGCACCTCCGAAGGCTGACACTCCATCCAGGGAAAATAGAG CGCTAGCAACCCGGGCCAGAGCCACACAGCCACAGCAGGGAgaacctgcccccccacctccaccccagcAGGCTGCACAGACCACCCAGGCTCAGACCCAACAGCAGATCCAGAATG CGCGGAGGAAGTCGAACTGTGTAAAGGAGGTGGAGAAACTGCAGGAGAAGCGGGAAAGGCGTCggcttcagcagcaggagctcaggGAGAAAAGAGCTCAG GAGATCGATACCACAATTCCAAACTACGAAATCCTGCAAATGATCCGAGATTTCCGAGCCAGTCTAGACTACCGGCCCCTGACCACAACTGACGTG ATTGAAGAGCATAGAATTTGTGTCTGTGTAAGGAAGCGTCCACTCAATAAGAAAG AGTTATCTATGAAGGACCTAGATGTGATCACCATTCCCAGTAAGGATGTGGTAATGGTTCATGAGCCTAAGCAAAAAGTGGACCTCACCCGCTTCCTGGAGAACCAGACCTTCCGTTTTGACTACGCTTTTGACGAGAGCACCACTAATGAAATGGTTTACAG GTTCACTGCCAGACCTCTAGTAGAGACCATTTTTGACCGAGGCATGGCCACATGCTTTGCTTATGGGCAGACCGGCAGTGGGAAAACACAT ACCATGGGTGGAGATTTCTCTGGCAAGAACCAAGACTGCTCCAAAGGAATTTATGTACTAGCTG CTCGGGACGTATTTCTCATGTTGAAGAAGCCCAACTACAAGAAGCTGGAGCTACAAGTCTATTCTACCTTCTTCGAAATCTACAGTGGAAAA GTCTTTGATCTTCTGAACCGTAAAGCCAAGCTGAGGGTGCTGGAGGACGGGAAACAGCAAGTTCAGGTTGTGGGGCTCCAAGAGAAGGAGGTCCGGTGCACAGAAGATGTCCTGAAACTCATCGAAGTGGGCAACAGCTGCAG AACATCGGGGCAGACGTCGGCCAACGCCCATTCGTCCCGCAGCCACGCTGTATTCCAGATAATTCTTCGTAGGAAGGACAAGATGCACGGCAAGTTCTCCCTGATCGACCTTGCAGGAAACGAGAGGGGGGCTGATACTTCGAGTGCCGACCGCCAAACCCGCCTGGAGGGAGCTGAGATTAATAAAAGCCTGCTGGCTCTAAAG gaatGTATCAGGGCTCTTGGCCGTAACAAGGCCCACACTCCATTCAGAGCCAGTAAACTCACCCAGGTCCTCAGGGACTCTTTCATTGGGGAGAATTCACGCACATGCATG ATTGCAACGATCTCCCCCGGTATGACATCGTGCGAgaacacactgaacacactACGTTACGCCAACAG ggTAAAGGAACTGACCGTGGTCCCCAACCAAATAATCGAGGGCGTTCGGCCCAACATCCACGCCGTCAACCAGCTGGACGTTATGGACGAGAACTGGCTGAGTATCTCGCCACAGAGAGATGACCTCAAACTACTCTGTGAACAGAAT gaggaggaagtgtcTCCCCAGCTCTTTACCTTCCATGAGGTGGTCTCCCAGTTGGTAGAAATGGAGGAGCAGGTCCTGGAAGACCACCGAGCAGTTTTCCAG GAATCCATCCGGTGGCTGGAGGATgagaagatgctgctggagatgacaGAAGAGGTGGATTATGACGTGGAGTCCTACGCAACTCAGCTGGAACAGATCCTGGATCAGAAGATCGACATCCTCATCGAGCTCCGAG ATAAAGTGAAGTTATTCCGCTCTgcgctccaggaggaggagcaggccagTAAACAGATCAACCCCAAGAAGCCACGCGGGCTTTAG
- the kif2a gene encoding kinesin-like protein KIF2A isoform X2 encodes MVTSMNDENESVTVEWIENGDTKGKEIDLESIFALNPDVAPIEDIPPSPETPPPPTPACVKVSKIAKNRRTIAPPKADTPSRENRALATRARATQPQQGEPAPPPPPQQAAQTTQAQTQQQIQNARRKSNCVKEVEKLQEKRERRRLQQQELREKRAQEIDTTIPNYEILQMIRDFRASLDYRPLTTTDVIEEHRICVCVRKRPLNKKELSMKDLDVITIPSKDVVMVHEPKQKVDLTRFLENQTFRFDYAFDESTTNEMVYRFTARPLVETIFDRGMATCFAYGQTGSGKTHTMGGDFSGKNQDCSKGIYVLAARDVFLMLKKPNYKKLELQVYSTFFEIYSGKVFDLLNRKAKLRVLEDGKQQVQVVGLQEKEVRCTEDVLKLIEVGNSCRTSGQTSANAHSSRSHAVFQIILRRKDKMHGKFSLIDLAGNERGADTSSADRQTRLEGAEINKSLLALKECIRALGRNKAHTPFRASKLTQVLRDSFIGENSRTCMIATISPGMTSCENTLNTLRYANRVKEFGISPSDIPFSQGSQGSRPDHSPTNTFEYDDFAATSPSRVKELTVVPNQIIEGVRPNIHAVNQLDVMDENWLSISPQRDDLKLLCEQNEEEVSPQLFTFHEVVSQLVEMEEQVLEDHRAVFQESIRWLEDEKMLLEMTEEVDYDVESYATQLEQILDQKIDILIELRDKVKLFRSALQEEEQASKQINPKKPRGL; translated from the exons ATGGTGACGTCAATGAACGATGAGAACGAGAGTGTCACTGTGGAGTGGATAGAAAATGGagacacaaaaggaaaagag ATTGACCTGGAAAGTATATTTGCACTCAACCCAGATGTGGCCCCAATCGAGGACATTCCTCCGAGTCCGGAGACCCCACCCCCGCCCACACCTGCGTGCGTGAAGGTCAGCAAGATTGCAAAG aaccgTCGTACAATAGCACCTCCGAAGGCTGACACTCCATCCAGGGAAAATAGAG CGCTAGCAACCCGGGCCAGAGCCACACAGCCACAGCAGGGAgaacctgcccccccacctccaccccagcAGGCTGCACAGACCACCCAGGCTCAGACCCAACAGCAGATCCAGAATG CGCGGAGGAAGTCGAACTGTGTAAAGGAGGTGGAGAAACTGCAGGAGAAGCGGGAAAGGCGTCggcttcagcagcaggagctcaggGAGAAAAGAGCTCAG GAGATCGATACCACAATTCCAAACTACGAAATCCTGCAAATGATCCGAGATTTCCGAGCCAGTCTAGACTACCGGCCCCTGACCACAACTGACGTG ATTGAAGAGCATAGAATTTGTGTCTGTGTAAGGAAGCGTCCACTCAATAAGAAAG AGTTATCTATGAAGGACCTAGATGTGATCACCATTCCCAGTAAGGATGTGGTAATGGTTCATGAGCCTAAGCAAAAAGTGGACCTCACCCGCTTCCTGGAGAACCAGACCTTCCGTTTTGACTACGCTTTTGACGAGAGCACCACTAATGAAATGGTTTACAG GTTCACTGCCAGACCTCTAGTAGAGACCATTTTTGACCGAGGCATGGCCACATGCTTTGCTTATGGGCAGACCGGCAGTGGGAAAACACAT ACCATGGGTGGAGATTTCTCTGGCAAGAACCAAGACTGCTCCAAAGGAATTTATGTACTAGCTG CTCGGGACGTATTTCTCATGTTGAAGAAGCCCAACTACAAGAAGCTGGAGCTACAAGTCTATTCTACCTTCTTCGAAATCTACAGTGGAAAA GTCTTTGATCTTCTGAACCGTAAAGCCAAGCTGAGGGTGCTGGAGGACGGGAAACAGCAAGTTCAGGTTGTGGGGCTCCAAGAGAAGGAGGTCCGGTGCACAGAAGATGTCCTGAAACTCATCGAAGTGGGCAACAGCTGCAG AACATCGGGGCAGACGTCGGCCAACGCCCATTCGTCCCGCAGCCACGCTGTATTCCAGATAATTCTTCGTAGGAAGGACAAGATGCACGGCAAGTTCTCCCTGATCGACCTTGCAGGAAACGAGAGGGGGGCTGATACTTCGAGTGCCGACCGCCAAACCCGCCTGGAGGGAGCTGAGATTAATAAAAGCCTGCTGGCTCTAAAG gaatGTATCAGGGCTCTTGGCCGTAACAAGGCCCACACTCCATTCAGAGCCAGTAAACTCACCCAGGTCCTCAGGGACTCTTTCATTGGGGAGAATTCACGCACATGCATG ATTGCAACGATCTCCCCCGGTATGACATCGTGCGAgaacacactgaacacactACGTTACGCCAACAG AGTGAAGGAGTTTGGGATTAGTCCATCGGACATCCCCTTCTCCCAGGGCAGTCAGGGGAGTCGCCCTGACCACTCGCCTACCAATACCTTTGAGTACGATGACTTTGCTGCTACCTCTCCCAGCAG ggTAAAGGAACTGACCGTGGTCCCCAACCAAATAATCGAGGGCGTTCGGCCCAACATCCACGCCGTCAACCAGCTGGACGTTATGGACGAGAACTGGCTGAGTATCTCGCCACAGAGAGATGACCTCAAACTACTCTGTGAACAGAAT gaggaggaagtgtcTCCCCAGCTCTTTACCTTCCATGAGGTGGTCTCCCAGTTGGTAGAAATGGAGGAGCAGGTCCTGGAAGACCACCGAGCAGTTTTCCAG GAATCCATCCGGTGGCTGGAGGATgagaagatgctgctggagatgacaGAAGAGGTGGATTATGACGTGGAGTCCTACGCAACTCAGCTGGAACAGATCCTGGATCAGAAGATCGACATCCTCATCGAGCTCCGAG ATAAAGTGAAGTTATTCCGCTCTgcgctccaggaggaggagcaggccagTAAACAGATCAACCCCAAGAAGCCACGCGGGCTTTAG